A region of Mesorhizobium sp. M3A.F.Ca.ET.080.04.2.1 DNA encodes the following proteins:
- a CDS encoding EAL domain-containing protein — protein MLTVYNCIVLEHDLRLVALAALICGISSFSAVNLLRHVEQSTNRNRHAWLMIAAASTGFGIWATHFIAMIAFTPGIPNAYNAELSALSLAAAIVLTAAGMWIATVRGGIDHYLVGGAVLGVGIATMHYTGMAAFEVQGRIVWNQLLVAVSLVAGVTLAALALFVVLRRPSTLATAAAAVLLTLAICTLHFIAMAAVSIFPDSSIEISKYTIEPMSQAFAAAAASLVILVLSAAALWIDLRFRRHRVEAERMHGLANAAVEGLIVCDGARIVSANDSIAALSGIADETLNTMSLGDLFGERIAASIAGGNGQAQETELRGHDGCRIPVELIARTIDYCGRPHNVVAVRDVRERRKAEQEILRLAHYDPLTGLANRRSFTSRLEAEIAAAGRGGTGSQLALMLLDLDRFKEVNDLFGHAAGDAVLQRTAQCASSVLRPGQMLARLGGDEFAIIAPNLSDPQAAGRIAETVLSALREESRLSPGAEFVSASIGIALFPLDADEQAALVSHADTALYRAKAEGKDTYRYFEASMGAEARDKRVMEHDLRQAVARDEFRLVYQPQKEISSGRMIGFEALLRWHHPQRGDIPPAVFIPVAEDSGSIAQIGEWVLATACEEAARWKNPLTVAVNISAVQLHNPNFSRKVHEILLRSGLPAGRLELEVTETALIKDMPRALATLRQVKALGVRVAMDDFGTGYSSLSNLRAFPFDKIKIDGSFVKSVDSNRQVAAIVRAVLGLGRGLGLPVLAEGVETLGELRFLDAEECAIGQGYYLGRPGPIETFAELTGTPAPAGGHAAPRGGGMLTLQPAAALRSS, from the coding sequence ATGTTGACAGTCTATAACTGTATCGTGCTTGAGCATGATCTGAGACTGGTGGCACTTGCAGCGCTGATTTGTGGTATCTCATCTTTCTCCGCGGTTAACCTTCTTCGCCATGTAGAGCAATCGACGAACAGAAATCGCCATGCCTGGCTGATGATTGCCGCAGCTTCGACCGGATTCGGCATATGGGCGACGCACTTCATCGCCATGATCGCCTTCACGCCCGGGATACCAAACGCCTACAATGCGGAGCTTTCCGCGCTTTCCCTGGCCGCCGCCATTGTCCTGACTGCCGCCGGAATGTGGATAGCCACCGTGCGCGGCGGGATCGATCACTACCTTGTCGGCGGTGCCGTGCTCGGAGTCGGCATCGCGACCATGCATTATACCGGCATGGCGGCTTTCGAGGTGCAGGGCAGGATCGTCTGGAACCAGCTTCTGGTCGCGGTTTCGCTGGTCGCCGGCGTCACGCTTGCCGCGCTGGCGCTGTTCGTCGTGCTGCGCCGTCCCTCGACATTGGCGACGGCCGCGGCCGCCGTCCTGCTGACGTTGGCCATCTGCACGCTCCATTTCATCGCCATGGCTGCCGTCTCGATCTTCCCGGACAGCTCGATCGAGATTTCCAAATACACCATCGAGCCTATGTCTCAGGCCTTCGCCGCCGCAGCGGCAAGTCTGGTCATCCTGGTGCTCTCGGCCGCTGCACTCTGGATCGATCTGCGTTTCCGCCGCCACAGGGTCGAGGCCGAACGCATGCACGGGCTGGCCAATGCCGCCGTTGAGGGCCTGATCGTCTGCGACGGTGCACGCATCGTCAGCGCCAATGACAGCATCGCGGCTCTGAGCGGCATCGCCGACGAAACATTGAATACGATGAGCCTTGGCGACCTGTTCGGCGAGCGTATCGCCGCCAGCATCGCCGGCGGCAACGGCCAGGCGCAGGAGACCGAGTTGCGAGGCCATGACGGATGCCGCATCCCCGTCGAACTGATCGCCCGGACCATCGACTATTGCGGCAGGCCGCACAATGTTGTCGCCGTTCGCGACGTCCGCGAGCGCAGGAAGGCCGAGCAGGAGATCCTGCGGCTGGCGCACTACGATCCGCTGACCGGCCTCGCCAACCGCCGCAGCTTCACCAGCCGGCTCGAGGCCGAGATCGCTGCGGCAGGTCGCGGCGGCACGGGCAGCCAACTCGCGCTCATGCTGCTCGATCTCGACCGGTTCAAGGAAGTGAACGATCTCTTCGGCCACGCGGCCGGCGACGCGGTGCTGCAAAGAACCGCGCAATGCGCTTCGAGCGTGCTCCGTCCCGGCCAGATGCTGGCCCGCCTGGGCGGCGACGAGTTTGCCATCATTGCCCCGAACCTTTCCGATCCGCAGGCCGCCGGCCGCATCGCCGAGACGGTGCTTTCCGCCCTGCGCGAGGAAAGCCGGCTGTCGCCCGGCGCCGAGTTCGTGTCGGCCAGCATCGGCATTGCCCTTTTCCCGCTCGACGCCGATGAGCAGGCGGCGCTGGTCAGCCACGCCGACACCGCGCTTTATCGGGCAAAGGCCGAAGGCAAAGACACCTATCGTTATTTCGAGGCATCGATGGGCGCGGAGGCGCGCGACAAGCGCGTCATGGAACATGATCTGCGCCAGGCGGTGGCCCGCGACGAGTTTCGCCTCGTCTACCAGCCGCAGAAGGAGATCAGCAGCGGCAGGATGATCGGGTTCGAAGCCCTGCTCCGCTGGCACCATCCGCAGCGCGGCGACATCCCGCCGGCCGTCTTCATTCCGGTGGCCGAAGACAGTGGCTCCATCGCCCAGATCGGCGAATGGGTGCTGGCGACGGCTTGCGAGGAGGCTGCGCGCTGGAAGAATCCGCTGACGGTCGCCGTCAACATTTCGGCGGTTCAGCTCCACAACCCGAATTTCAGCCGCAAGGTGCACGAGATCCTGCTGCGATCGGGCCTTCCCGCCGGTAGGCTCGAGCTCGAAGTGACGGAAACGGCGCTGATCAAGGACATGCCGCGCGCCCTGGCGACCTTACGGCAGGTGAAGGCGCTGGGTGTCCGCGTGGCGATGGACGACTTCGGCACCGGCTATTCTTCGCTGTCCAACCTGCGCGCCTTTCCATTCGACAAGATCAAGATCGACGGTTCCTTCGTCAAATCCGTCGACAGCAACCGCCAGGTCGCGGCCATCGTGCGCGCCGTGCTCGGACTGGGGCGTGGTCTCGGCCTGCCGGTTCTGGCCGAGGGCGTCGAGACGCTGGGCGAACTGCGCTTTCTCGATGCCGAGGAGTGCGCGATCGGACAGGGATATTATCTGGGCAGGCCGGGCCCGATCGAAACCTTCGCAGAGTTGACCGGCACGCCGGCACCGGCAGGCGGTCACGCCGCGCCTCGCGGTGGCGGCATGCTCACGCTGCAGCCCGCCGCCGCCCTGCGCTCAAGCTGA
- a CDS encoding TlpA disulfide reductase family protein yields the protein MADGNRFFPAPRLILAALVAGVLAGAVAVYVSESGSGNNAQTQAAAADGKDDAACKTKAGRAKEIAAKAVGQVAALQPADPPQSLKSLAFNGPDGKPMTIADRAGKTMLLNLWATWCAPCRAEMPALDTLQKEKGSDAFEVVAVNVDTGDDAKPKKFLKEIGVETLGYYRDSTMGLFNETKARGLALGLPVTMLIDGEGCLIAHMNGPAEWSSPDARRLVEAALAR from the coding sequence ATGGCAGACGGTAATCGATTCTTCCCGGCCCCGCGCCTGATCCTCGCCGCTTTGGTGGCGGGCGTGCTGGCCGGCGCGGTCGCGGTATATGTCAGCGAGAGCGGTTCTGGCAACAACGCCCAGACCCAGGCGGCAGCAGCCGACGGCAAGGACGATGCCGCCTGCAAGACCAAGGCGGGCCGCGCCAAGGAAATCGCGGCGAAGGCGGTCGGGCAGGTGGCGGCGCTGCAGCCGGCGGACCCGCCCCAGTCGCTGAAGAGCCTCGCCTTCAATGGTCCCGACGGCAAGCCGATGACGATCGCCGACCGGGCTGGCAAGACGATGCTGCTCAATCTTTGGGCGACATGGTGCGCGCCCTGTCGCGCCGAAATGCCGGCGCTCGACACGTTGCAGAAGGAAAAGGGCAGCGATGCCTTCGAGGTCGTCGCCGTCAATGTCGACACCGGCGACGACGCCAAGCCGAAAAAATTCCTCAAGGAGATCGGCGTCGAAACGCTCGGCTATTACCGGGATTCGACCATGGGCCTGTTCAACGAGACCAAGGCGCGGGGACTGGCGCTGGGCTTGCCGGTGACGATGCTGATCGACGGCGAAGGCTGCCTGATCGCGCATATGAACGGCCCGGCGGAATGGTCGAGCCCCGACGCCAGGCGACTGGTGGAAGCCGCGCTGGCACGGTGA